A single Corynebacterium resistens DSM 45100 DNA region contains:
- a CDS encoding LytR C-terminal domain-containing protein — MTDTNRPRHARHEPEFDDEFDIFDEDSADRGYIDDRGSRSAQAGDGYAEDEAGAREKSWRREAPKSGVAGAAAATGAASAGAAAHGRTASHGDAGPHGNAEPQDGATTQGDPTSHDGAATDEKPGPPLRGLAMILLAVGVLLVGWGAFSLYGDKGGDDAKNTAQNQSAENNGQPEQANPAGQSGQANSNASGEAAKDGEQRDGAGNPNGPKNTDNPNDPNKRDGAKPGEQGANAPEAPAGNAGGAARGVVNKENEYVTVLNNSPIRGLAGDTAKKLSEKQWAKTGYGNLADTSGTFPQSVVLYPGDNPNARAAAEQIASDLGLKAQPRDGRIDETLRGAKMLEGGAPAAVVVVTTNDMPR; from the coding sequence GTGACTGACACGAATCGACCTCGCCATGCCCGCCACGAGCCAGAGTTTGACGATGAATTCGACATCTTCGACGAGGACTCGGCTGATCGTGGATATATCGATGACCGTGGATCCCGTTCTGCACAGGCAGGGGATGGTTATGCCGAAGACGAAGCTGGTGCCAGGGAAAAATCATGGCGCCGTGAAGCTCCCAAGTCCGGTGTAGCCGGGGCTGCGGCCGCTACCGGCGCTGCATCAGCTGGTGCAGCAGCTCATGGCCGCACTGCGTCGCACGGGGATGCTGGGCCGCACGGGAACGCCGAGCCACAAGATGGCGCCACAACGCAGGGTGACCCGACCTCGCACGATGGCGCTGCCACCGATGAAAAACCTGGACCACCGCTGCGCGGGCTCGCCATGATCCTGCTGGCGGTCGGCGTGCTGCTCGTGGGTTGGGGTGCATTCTCCCTGTATGGAGACAAGGGCGGGGATGATGCGAAGAACACAGCGCAGAATCAATCTGCGGAAAATAATGGTCAACCCGAGCAGGCAAACCCTGCAGGGCAGTCAGGCCAGGCGAACTCCAATGCTTCAGGCGAGGCAGCCAAGGATGGCGAACAGCGCGACGGTGCTGGAAACCCAAATGGCCCCAAGAACACTGATAATCCCAATGATCCCAACAAGCGCGATGGGGCAAAGCCCGGAGAGCAAGGTGCGAATGCGCCGGAAGCACCGGCTGGAAATGCAGGCGGGGCGGCGCGGGGCGTCGTCAATAAAGAAAACGAGTACGTCACCGTATTGAATAACTCACCAATCCGTGGGCTCGCTGGTGATACAGCCAAGAAGCTCAGTGAGAAGCAGTGGGCGAAGACTGGCTACGGCAACCTAGCGGATACCAGTGGTACATTCCCGCAGTCTGTGGTGCTGTACCCAGGGGATAACCCGAACGCGCGTGCAGCTGCGGAGCAGATTGCTAGCGACTTGGGGCTAAAGGCGCAGCCACGTGATGGGCGTATCGATGAGACATTGCGGGGTGCGAAGATGCTGGAGGGTGGTGCCCCCGCGGCGGTAGTCGTTGTTACCACCAATGACATGCCACGATAG
- a CDS encoding N-acetylglutamate synthase, CG3035 family, with translation MTMHPNTEVSAAAAGARRVDGIPFPVSRRTDPVTIRPGVRVIVRHLPEIDKGGAQDVIGPLVSVEPLVVRSKQGDVEIDPRGVIVLKTLSAKPVRNSDIRAVEEAKAEAFPGLANEWFGGWLARAGDGITERSNSAVPLGPEAAVQPVPVDAIREFYAHHNLPPQLLIPDRIGRTAEHLEGHAGPDIIVMFRELSEAEDFGDSDTLPRLQSQGGTTPADGQAEIINGTFTITEEASAEWLSLYNFRGEPLPPHALELLTARIEGTLGFASLHVDGQLVAVSRGTVTHGGRRTMLGFSAVEVVPSFRRRGLATYMCQQLLRWGWEQGADCAYLDVLRTNDAGRALYHSLGFTEHHRVRSLVLED, from the coding sequence ATGACCATGCACCCCAACACCGAAGTATCCGCAGCCGCTGCCGGCGCCCGGCGCGTTGACGGGATCCCTTTCCCCGTTTCGCGCCGAACCGACCCGGTCACCATTCGCCCGGGTGTGCGGGTAATTGTGCGGCACCTACCCGAAATCGATAAGGGTGGCGCGCAAGATGTGATTGGCCCCCTGGTCAGCGTCGAACCACTAGTGGTGCGCAGCAAACAGGGAGATGTCGAAATTGACCCCAGGGGTGTTATCGTCCTGAAAACTCTCAGCGCCAAGCCCGTGAGAAATAGCGACATTCGCGCGGTCGAAGAAGCCAAGGCCGAAGCATTCCCCGGGCTGGCGAATGAGTGGTTTGGCGGGTGGTTAGCACGCGCAGGTGACGGCATCACGGAACGCAGCAATTCCGCAGTTCCCTTGGGCCCGGAAGCTGCCGTGCAGCCCGTTCCTGTCGATGCAATTCGAGAGTTCTATGCACACCACAATTTGCCCCCTCAACTGCTCATTCCCGATCGAATTGGACGCACGGCGGAGCATCTAGAAGGGCACGCGGGCCCGGATATCATCGTCATGTTCCGCGAGCTTTCGGAAGCCGAAGATTTCGGCGATTCTGATACCCTGCCGCGTTTGCAAAGCCAAGGTGGAACTACTCCCGCAGATGGGCAGGCCGAAATTATCAACGGCACTTTCACCATCACGGAAGAAGCCAGCGCTGAATGGCTCTCGCTCTATAATTTCCGCGGCGAGCCACTGCCGCCCCATGCGTTGGAACTACTGACCGCCCGTATCGAAGGCACCCTTGGGTTCGCCAGCCTGCACGTTGACGGTCAGCTCGTCGCTGTTTCTCGCGGAACTGTCACCCACGGTGGCCGTCGCACCATGTTGGGATTCTCGGCCGTAGAGGTTGTTCCTTCTTTCCGACGCCGTGGCCTCGCGACCTACATGTGTCAGCAATTGCTGCGCTGGGGCTGGGAACAAGGGGCGGACTGCGCTTACCTCGACGTGCTACGCACCAATGACGCAGGGCGTGCGTTGTACCACAGTTTGGGGTTCACCGAACACCACAGGGTACGCAGTTTGGTGCTTGAGGATTAG
- a CDS encoding DUF3263 domain-containing protein — MGELNGEPGVLGEPNGEPGVLGELNVEMTRIVEGDALTSEENALTPEDIAMLDFEKKWWRDRRVKSEIIRREFGISPTIYFRRLSALIDRPEALEYDPILVRALLRRRDGIG; from the coding sequence TTGGGCGAGCTGAACGGTGAGCCGGGAGTGTTGGGCGAGCCGAACGGTGAGCCGGGAGTGTTGGGTGAATTGAACGTCGAGATGACAAGGATTGTTGAGGGTGATGCGTTGACAAGCGAAGAGAATGCCTTGACACCCGAAGACATTGCCATGCTGGATTTTGAGAAGAAGTGGTGGCGGGACCGGCGCGTGAAAAGTGAAATCATTCGCCGTGAGTTCGGGATTAGTCCCACAATTTATTTCCGTAGGCTCAGTGCGCTTATCGATCGCCCTGAAGCTTTGGAATATGACCCAATTTTGGTGCGGGCTTTACTTCGACGCCGCGATGGGATCGGTTAG
- a CDS encoding glutamate--cysteine ligase: MEFPGSQPTLGIEWEVALVDPATRDLVPRAKELLERMDERYPGHSVTREFLANTVELVSGIHQTVPQAMADINTQLAQLLNCADDLGVEVFSAGTHPFADWGDQQLSEKGSYREIIERTQYWGRQMLIWGIHIHVGVSKREYVWPIINALMTHYPHVLALSASSPAWNGLDTGYASNRTLLYQQLPTAGMPYQFNTWQEWEEFNRDQDRSGVINHTGSMHFDVRPTKYGTVEIRFADAAMAPWKVAAVAAYTHALVVYFERELAAGRPLPSLQQWHVAENKWRAARYGLDALIILDRETNEALVTDELRRWVEILTPLAVELGCAEELGGVERIIAEGGDYALQRAAARNAGAALEPGVRTRGDHGAEQGFTQPESWKAAVDLTVETLRNEVRTL; the protein is encoded by the coding sequence ATGGAGTTTCCCGGATCACAGCCCACTCTCGGGATTGAGTGGGAGGTTGCGCTGGTGGACCCTGCAACCCGCGACCTCGTGCCACGCGCCAAAGAGCTTTTGGAGCGGATGGATGAGCGTTACCCGGGCCATTCCGTGACTCGTGAATTTCTCGCAAATACGGTGGAGTTGGTCTCTGGCATCCATCAGACGGTGCCACAGGCGATGGCTGACATCAATACGCAGCTAGCGCAGCTGCTGAACTGTGCCGATGACCTAGGGGTAGAGGTTTTTTCGGCGGGAACCCATCCATTCGCAGATTGGGGGGATCAGCAGCTTTCCGAGAAGGGGTCGTATCGCGAGATCATTGAGCGCACCCAGTATTGGGGCCGCCAGATGTTGATCTGGGGAATCCATATTCACGTTGGCGTGAGTAAGCGAGAGTACGTCTGGCCCATCATTAATGCTTTGATGACGCACTACCCGCACGTTCTGGCGCTTTCTGCGAGCTCTCCGGCGTGGAACGGGTTGGATACCGGTTATGCCTCCAATCGCACGCTGCTATACCAGCAGCTACCGACCGCGGGTATGCCGTACCAATTCAACACGTGGCAGGAGTGGGAGGAGTTCAACCGCGATCAGGATCGCTCCGGTGTTATCAACCACACGGGTTCCATGCACTTTGACGTGCGCCCCACTAAGTATGGCACCGTGGAGATTCGTTTCGCCGATGCAGCGATGGCGCCGTGGAAGGTGGCCGCAGTAGCGGCGTATACCCATGCGTTGGTGGTTTACTTCGAACGTGAACTCGCAGCCGGACGCCCGTTGCCTTCGCTGCAGCAGTGGCATGTTGCGGAAAACAAGTGGCGGGCTGCTCGCTATGGTCTCGACGCCCTCATTATCCTCGACCGCGAAACCAACGAAGCTCTCGTTACGGATGAGCTTCGCCGCTGGGTGGAAATCCTGACCCCGCTGGCAGTGGAGCTGGGATGTGCAGAGGAGCTCGGGGGAGTGGAGCGCATCATCGCAGAAGGCGGCGATTATGCTCTGCAGCGGGCGGCTGCGCGTAACGCGGGTGCGGCCTTAGAACCGGGGGTGCGTACCCGTGGCGATCATGGAGCGGAGCAGGGCTTCACGCAGCCGGAGAGTTGGAAAGCTGCGGTTGACCTCACGGTGGAAACCCTGCGCAATGAGGTGCGCACGCTTTAA
- a CDS encoding peptide deformylase — MTIMPIVIAGDPVLHNPTKPVELQEGKAPSAELTQLINDMYETMDRAHGVGLAANQVGVDLRLFVYHCPDIEGADGERLTEEQIEANGGPMRRGCVINPTLETSDIPETMPDEEIDEEGCLSVPGYSFPTGRADWARVTGLDENGQPITVEGYGFFARCLQHEVGHLDGFLYTDVLIGRNKRAAKKAFKAEKWNAAGNTWLPGTDPDPFGHDDFDEEATDSE; from the coding sequence ATGACAATCATGCCCATCGTTATTGCAGGCGACCCAGTCCTCCACAACCCCACAAAACCGGTCGAATTGCAGGAGGGTAAAGCACCCTCCGCCGAGCTCACACAGTTGATTAACGATATGTACGAAACGATGGATCGCGCGCATGGAGTTGGCCTTGCTGCCAACCAGGTTGGCGTGGATCTACGGCTGTTCGTGTACCACTGCCCCGACATCGAAGGCGCTGATGGGGAGCGTTTAACCGAAGAACAGATTGAGGCTAACGGCGGCCCCATGCGCCGTGGCTGTGTCATCAACCCCACGCTGGAAACCTCGGATATTCCCGAGACCATGCCAGATGAAGAGATTGACGAGGAAGGCTGCCTTTCCGTCCCCGGTTACTCCTTCCCTACCGGCCGCGCCGATTGGGCTCGCGTGACGGGCCTCGATGAAAACGGTCAACCAATCACCGTGGAAGGATACGGATTTTTCGCCCGTTGCCTACAACATGAGGTTGGGCACCTTGACGGATTCCTCTACACGGATGTCCTTATTGGGCGCAACAAGCGCGCCGCGAAGAAAGCCTTCAAGGCAGAAAAGTGGAACGCTGCGGGAAATACTTGGCTGCCTGGTACCGACCCGGATCCTTTCGGCCACGATGATTTCGACGAGGAAGCCACCGACAGCGAATAA
- the cls gene encoding cardiolipin synthase — protein sequence MSFQLLDPLNMVMNLTDNLEWWQVLLIVADYSLKIAALGWVPHDRRPTSAMAWLLAIFLVPFFGLLLFFLMGSPYVNRRRHRIQKEANEQIREIAADEPDVPHGFEVCPEIDSLVKLNRELTSLPATEGKLHKLHDDYRQTIVEMAKLVDQAKDYVHCEIYIMAWDSTTEPLFTAFERAVQRGVKVRALYDHLGSHKYKGNRRLGKRLKKIGVEYHVMLPLQPWRWRFRRPDLRNHRKILVVDGKRAFIGSQNLIEPEYQNKKNHRIGRQWHDIMAEVSGPVVTTINSVFAVDWYTESGEKLGLIKPGHRKQEMVVDLEDTGSDLMQVVPSGPGFTTEPNLRLFTSVCHHAKHKLVLVSPYFIPDESLMEAVTTACYRGVEVELYVSEKSDQALVGHAQASYYNELLRAGVKMYLYPAPQVLHTKFMIADAEVALMGSSNMDPRSFGLNYEVTVMTGEGELMDALREEADKYKRESHSLTREEWAQRPWYKRYVDNVARLTSALQ from the coding sequence ATGTCGTTTCAGCTATTAGATCCGCTCAATATGGTCATGAACCTGACCGACAACTTGGAGTGGTGGCAGGTTCTCCTCATCGTTGCCGATTACAGCTTAAAAATAGCCGCCTTGGGTTGGGTACCCCACGATCGTCGACCGACTTCGGCCATGGCGTGGCTGCTGGCGATATTCCTTGTGCCTTTCTTCGGCTTACTTTTGTTCTTCCTGATGGGTTCGCCATATGTCAACCGTCGGCGTCACCGTATTCAGAAGGAGGCCAACGAACAGATTCGAGAAATCGCCGCGGACGAACCCGATGTGCCGCATGGCTTCGAAGTGTGCCCGGAAATCGATAGTTTGGTGAAGCTCAACCGTGAGCTCACTTCCCTACCGGCGACCGAAGGCAAGCTGCATAAGCTCCACGATGATTACAGACAAACCATCGTCGAGATGGCAAAACTTGTCGACCAAGCAAAAGACTACGTGCACTGCGAGATCTACATCATGGCTTGGGATTCCACGACGGAGCCTTTGTTCACGGCGTTCGAACGCGCGGTTCAGCGTGGAGTTAAAGTACGGGCACTCTATGACCACCTGGGGAGCCACAAATACAAAGGCAACCGTCGCCTAGGCAAACGCTTGAAGAAAATAGGCGTGGAATATCACGTCATGCTGCCTTTACAGCCATGGCGCTGGCGCTTCCGCCGTCCCGATCTGCGTAACCACCGCAAGATTCTGGTCGTCGATGGCAAGCGAGCCTTCATCGGCTCGCAAAACCTCATCGAACCCGAATACCAGAACAAGAAGAATCACCGCATCGGCCGGCAGTGGCACGACATTATGGCTGAAGTTTCCGGCCCTGTAGTTACCACGATTAACTCCGTCTTCGCCGTGGATTGGTACACGGAAAGTGGTGAGAAGCTGGGGCTTATCAAGCCGGGGCATCGCAAACAAGAGATGGTTGTGGACCTCGAAGATACCGGCAGCGACCTCATGCAAGTTGTACCATCAGGTCCTGGTTTCACGACTGAACCGAACCTAAGGTTATTCACTTCCGTGTGCCACCACGCTAAGCACAAACTCGTATTGGTCAGCCCGTATTTCATCCCAGATGAATCTCTCATGGAAGCAGTGACTACTGCCTGCTACCGCGGGGTGGAGGTTGAGCTCTACGTCTCGGAAAAGTCCGATCAGGCCCTTGTAGGCCATGCCCAAGCTTCTTACTACAACGAATTACTGCGAGCTGGAGTAAAGATGTACCTTTACCCCGCCCCGCAGGTATTGCACACAAAGTTCATGATCGCGGACGCAGAGGTCGCGCTCATGGGTAGCTCCAACATGGATCCACGCTCGTTCGGACTGAACTACGAAGTCACGGTCATGACTGGCGAAGGTGAATTAATGGACGCACTGCGCGAAGAAGCGGATAAATACAAACGGGAATCCCACTCCCTCACCCGCGAAGAATGGGCACAGCGCCCGTGGTACAAGCGTTACGTCGATAACGTTGCGCGCCTAACTAGCGCCTTGCAATAG
- a CDS encoding exodeoxyribonuclease III produces MRIATWNINSVRIREERVREFLTRSDVDVLCLQETKCTDQQFPDFTDTGYEQAHFGLHSFNGVAILSRVGLSSVKTNFGQPGFDKDLTQKQNLEARAIGANCGGVEVWSLYVPNGREIHDPHYTYKLRWLHALADYAGGRTTKAISADTADEAIEPASDRLCLVGDFNIAPRDEDVWDRSHFNGKTHVTPNERDCLAALEEAGLMQATALIQDEYTYWDYQAMRFPKGEGMRIDLQYARGITATAARVDRDERKGKGASDHAPVIVDYEV; encoded by the coding sequence ATGCGTATCGCCACGTGGAACATTAACTCTGTCCGTATCCGAGAAGAGCGGGTCCGCGAATTTCTCACCCGCTCCGATGTGGACGTCTTATGCCTCCAGGAAACCAAGTGCACCGATCAACAGTTTCCCGATTTCACCGATACGGGTTACGAACAAGCCCACTTTGGTCTGCACAGTTTTAATGGCGTGGCAATCCTCTCCCGAGTCGGCCTTTCCAGCGTGAAGACAAACTTCGGGCAACCGGGCTTCGATAAAGACCTCACTCAGAAACAAAACTTGGAGGCCCGGGCGATTGGTGCGAACTGCGGCGGCGTCGAAGTATGGAGCCTTTACGTACCCAACGGTCGTGAGATCCACGATCCCCACTACACCTACAAGTTGCGCTGGCTCCATGCGCTGGCAGACTATGCAGGAGGTCGAACGACAAAGGCCATCAGTGCGGACACTGCCGATGAAGCCATAGAACCTGCCTCAGACAGATTATGCCTCGTGGGCGATTTCAACATCGCACCTCGCGATGAGGATGTGTGGGATCGCTCCCATTTCAACGGCAAAACTCACGTCACGCCCAATGAACGAGACTGCCTAGCAGCTCTCGAAGAAGCCGGACTCATGCAAGCCACCGCCTTAATCCAAGACGAGTACACCTACTGGGATTATCAGGCTATGCGGTTCCCGAAGGGCGAAGGGATGCGCATTGACCTGCAGTATGCTCGCGGAATCACCGCTACCGCAGCCCGCGTGGATCGCGATGAGCGTAAAGGAAAAGGCGCCTCGGACCACGCTCCCGTAATCGTGGATTACGAGGTATAG